The nucleotide window atttgaaaaaaaaaaaagagtttcttatgtggcgagattccagCTTCCGATTGTCTCGATTCTCCTTGGGtccaatccttggcttttaagtgATCCTTCTCAAgcagaataagccagttatagtggaagaggatgcctacgaccaccaactccaagaatttagacttaagatttggtgaaacctgactctagccaataatcgcttttgtgggactatcttctgctagatcattACTTTCCAATGGCGAataccacgccattttgtctcttggactcgtcaacctctgacgcagaaagccaacgaaccgactgtgcaatcttcccaaaacgtacaaagcggtcgttccttgcacaagttgaaaagatcacctattaagggacacgGACGAAAGCTTCATCCCCGAAATgcggagaagcgatgaataccctgttgagaaAGCTAAGCATGGATTCTAAGTCTCATGAATCTTTTTGAagaattttgacaaccttcggctagattagatttagtggctcatgatctTTGAGGAAAAGCAAAAAATAATAGAAAGggaaattttttattgaaatatgaaaagacTAAATTTATGGGGGAGAGAGTGTTACAAAAAAAGATTGACAAAATTTGTGTCACTttatcccctatttatagtactaaaaAACCTAgtttattcctaattaaattctaaaagataaatataaataaataaagataattgaagataaataaaaataaatcctaaatttaaatctaaataattatccttaataattatcctaatataataaaacattaaatagagtcttgtgctataaaatctcttcttttgcatctTGGCCCCAAAAGTCTTCCACACTTTGCATTTTCGGCACCACTTCTCTCTTACTTCGCATGTTGGCCCACTTTATCTCCAAATTCACGCTTTTCGCCTTTAAATTtacttttgccttcaatttagtccctaaaagataaaagaccataaaataacccaaattagtaggacctagaggtgatcatgggccagGCCGGGCTGGGTTCGggccgggctcaactaaaaatttaggcccattcATTGGGCTGGGGCAGGGTTGGccccaaaaaatgggcttaaaattttgcccaagcccgacccaaataaaaatactaaaacccgaGCCCATTTCTACCAccagtatttatttttatattattttatatagtttttaaatatatataatacatcaaaatagtaaaaaatcaaaataaattttctaacaaattgaaaataaattttaaaaatatgtagacttaaataacactaagatagatgcaacttaataagcaaatacctctaaaataataataaaattaacaagcgcctttaaaataataacaaaattaataataaaataagttttatacaatatccaaataataacaacaacataGGAGCAACTAATAGtaatatggtagcaaaatagggagaaaacaataagaaaataacattcaaaaacaaaaaaaaatagcagaatttttttgtcatttagtgaattcgggtcGGGCCGGGCCGAGCCCGGAAcaaaaataccttacccgaggcccggcttattttttaaatgggcctcatttttttgtccaagcccattttttgggcctatatttttgcccaaaccctcccacatttcaggcgggccttcgggccgggtCGGGTAGCCCGACCCATGAGCAGGTCTAGTAGGATCATACttaaaataaacatgcaattagcacataaaatatgttgttctagagtattatcaaattccctctacttagctcatgcttgccctcaagtatggttcgtgtccactgtgaaaattaaatcctgccatgaaagaaatactactccaaagttttataaaaattagtcaaaaatgcataagaaaaataaagagaacccttagcttgctttaagtaaaattgaaaaagtattccaattaacacacacaaaaattaagatcgactttgattatttcatgaaaattaggtaatttaccaaacctatcaagacaccCTATTCGTTTCTACCTTTAGTCCCCACACTTTATTAATatgtcttttttttcttttttctcatttttttctttttttattcaatttaaattatttattttcacttagaaatatattgaaccttttgacgcgaagagagatgacagccaagcaccaccccagttactcagcccaacatactcctaattcttatttttcttaagaacatatcgaaccttttgacgcgaagagagatgacagccaacCACCTCACCCCGGTTACTTAGCTCAACATATTCTTAAAATTAATTCTGGTTAAGGaagttttacctaacacgtcacacaaccttttgacgcgaaatagaatgacaacccaagcaccctaccccggttactcagctagtCACGTTTTGAGTTGCACTCATAACCACGgaaactttattattattaaatgaaattttaattttggaggacttaggAGCAACAATTAAATGCCAAAAATAAGTTTCAGCATccaccttaatagtcatgaacatattttaagcatgcaattgtatTAAGTGTCTTCTTGtcatttagacttaatcaaatttactaaaagaAAAATAGGGTTAACtttattaatcataattattttaattaaaagaaataaaacagtggagatgaaatttatcaagcaaaatcataattaactcaGTAGACAAAAATCATGCATGTGGGTCAAACAGTGAGCAAGTCGTGGTCaaattcttgggcatgaaaagaggcagAATATTCTAAAAAAATTTATATGGGTAGCAACGACCAAAGCAGCAGCAACAACAAAAAAATCAGCATCTAAAATGACAGAAATAATGAGAAATGTCTCCCgctacttaaaacacatagtcctcgatgtggaataaataaataaataaataaataaataggcgAAAGAAAAGTTTAGAAGAACTCCCCATGTAATTACTGTCGTTCACGCATAATGGCAATGAGTTCAGCTAATTGCTGGCCAAAAGTGTCAAGTCAAACCTCGATGCACTCTAAACGTTGCTCAACAGTCATCGAAGGAATGTGATATTTCAAGCTAGAATAAGGATGGAATATGAGCTGTTTGGCTGCAGGTTTTGTCTTTTCTCCTTTTTTCTCCCTATTTTCGTTTCGGTTCACCTAGTTAGAAGAAGAGAATTTTTATTAAtatccaaaataaaattaataattacgTAATAAATcattaagataaaataataaataattaaaataaaataaaaaataaaaatatagagaaataaaaattgggttgcctcctaCCAAGCGCTTGTTTAACATCGCTAGCTTGACACCTCAACTAGTATTGGGGCTGTTCCAGCTGAATTCTTTCGTTCGCATGGGTTTGgaaattctcttttttttcacATCCACCATATTTGGGTTTAATTGTCCTTGCGCCTCTTTACTTGGTTTCATATTTTCCTCTAATGGGTTGATCCCTTTTAAGTCGGCAATGGTCTTATCATtctccaaaaatgtgaatttgagaTGCTTGGGAAATGGTTTTAATTTCGAATCTTGTgcctgcacaacagaaggtagaagtttagtatccATAGGAGCCAAGAATTTATTAAcaaattcaaaatcatcaaacattattttagatttatctccataagatgactcaaaagttttttctactGATGAGTCAACTATGTCAACACGGTTTACGGCCAAGActtcacttgggtgactaatagtgcCATAAACGTTAAGCTTCACGATCTCCCCGTCAAACTCTATCGTGAGGTTCCGCTTCATACGTCAATCTTAGTATTTGCAGTGCTAAGGAAAGGTCGCCtcaacaagatgtctgaagacccAGAAGTATTATCCGCCTCCATTTCTATCACATAGAAATCTGCAGGGAAGATAAGTCCATTGACTTTGACTAATACGTTCTTGAGGACTCCTTCGATATGCACAATGGACCTGTCTGCCAACTGAATGATAACACTTGTTGTCAAAAAACtcgcgttaagtgattcataaatagaaaaagGCATGACATTTATGaaggcccctaaatcacacatagccttcttaattcctAAATGGCTTATTTTACATAGTATTGCAAATATGTCCCTATCTTTACATTTTGCTGGCATTTTCCGCTGTAACACTGTAGATACATTCttaccaacacttaccttttcattacctgttaatTTTCATTTGTTAGTGCAGAGTTTTTAAAGAACTTGGCATACCGCGGAATCTGTCTGATAGCATCCAACTGTGGTATGTTAATCTTGACATTTCTGAATGTAtcgaggatctccttgtcttcTTTACCCTTTCGACATTGATTTAATCATCCTGGAAATGGAGGTTGAATTTttggcaatgggggtttcacttaGACCTGTTCGTCACTTTTGGGATTTTTCTAACcgatttcttggccaagattccTACCAGAAATTGGTACCAGTACTTTTCCACTTCGAACGTCACATCATTTACATGTTGTCTTGGGTTTGATTCTGTTTGTGACAGCAGCTTACCTTGAGAACTCATTTTCTCAATTGAtatggtcaattctcttatagacgccttcatttctttttaaaaattaagagttTGTAGTTGGAAATCAAGGacattagctgctaatttattaaccaaagtttctagagaattacctgaatcttgtGGCTATTCTAGAACCtgattttggtatggctggttatatcATGGATTGGccccataactcaagttaggatgGTCCCTCCAACTTGGGTTGTAGGTATTAGCGTAAGGGTCGTATCGCCTTTGTGGTGGCCCAGGGaaatttcccacagcatctaaatatcccatagtatcatcatacaaactgggacatgcatcagttgtatgttcaggtgtagcacatattccacATACTCAGGCTGGTTTTGCTTTTTCTGTAACAAGagaattcacaatattagtaagtctatcaagtctATCCTCAACTgtagaattacttagctggtgaaaCCTTTTGAGGGGGTTCAGGATTGACTCGAAATTGCTGAGAATTTGCAGCCATCCTGGAGATCAAGTCTCTTACCTGCTGAGGAGTCATGTTGACTAACTCTCCTCCACTAGCAgcgtctaccatattcatcttCATGGGTTTCAGGCCTTCGTAAAAGTATTGGAGGAGAGATTGCTCTGTTATaccatgttgtgggcaacttgcacacaacttcttaaatcgctcccaatagttGTAAAGAGACTCTGATTCTTTTTCTCTTATTCCAATGATCTCTCTTCGTAACTCAGCTGCTCGTGATGCTGGAAAAAACCTGTTGAGAAATAAATGAGAAGGATCAGTCCAAGTTGTAATGGATCTAGGAGATAAGTAAAATAGTCATTCCCTAGCTGAATCTGCTAAGGAGAAAGGAAAAGCACACAATttgatttgatcctcagttactcCCTGAAGTTTCATACAAAGACAaaccatatgaaactcttttAGATGTTTGTAGGGATTTTCGTTTTGCAACCCACGAAAAGTTGGCAGAAGCTGGATTAAGCCTGACTATAATTCAAAATCAGTACccatagtaggatacgcaatGCACAATGGCGATTGTTCTATCGAAGCTTCGACCAGTTGTCGAATCGTTTGAGCCATTGGTTGATGTGTCAaattagggttttcgttaaccctggcgttaagcacttcttctggtgaatcgacttctactttttcagtttcaaatgtttgagtagggttttcgttaaccttaGACTCTGCTTCGTCGTCGATTCTAATTTTTTGCAGTGGATTACTTTGAGTCCCAACCATCGCTGACTGCTTTTTccttagctttgtttccttgcgattaGCTTTCGCAGTCTTTTCAATCTCTGAATCAAACGCAAGAGTACCTGGAGtagatctggtcataagaaaaaaaaataatattagtacGTTGCCAGTCCCCGACAACggtgccaaaatttgatgcggtcgttgagagaaccaaaaatatcctatttccttaaataatgaaaaagaacagtAAAGGGAAAGtggggtcgaatcctcagggaccggattgtacgaatgcttgtttctcaaAATCCTAGACAGAATCGTGCCCAAAAAAATCTAcgttcctgaaaaataaaaataaaacagaattaaaaattttgatctggaaaaataaaataaaaacagaattgaaagttgaattgaaattacaaaattaaataaattatgaaaattaaaatggagaatataaaaataaacagaaTTTGGGAAAAGAGagagtttcttatgtggcgagattccagcctccggttgtcttgaTTCGTCTTGGGtccaatccttggcttttaagtgATCCTTCTCAAgcagaataagccagttatagtggaagaggacgcctacgactaCCGGttccaagaatttagacttaagatttggtagaacctgactctagccagtaattgCTTTTatgggactatcttctgctagatcatcacttcccaatGGCGAataccacgccattttgtctcttggactcgtcaacCTCTAACGCAGAAAGCCAACAAACTGACTGTGCAAACTTCCCAAAACGTAAAAAGCTgtcgttccttgcacaagttgaaaagatcacctattaagggacatggacggaagagTCAGCACCGAAATGTGAAGAAGCGATTaataccctgttgagaaggctaagcgcagattctaagcctcataaatctttttggggaattttgactACCTTTGGCTAGATtagatttagtggctcatgatttttggggaaaaacaaaaaataatggaaagggaaattttatattgaaatatgaaaagacTAAATTTATGGGGGAGAGAGTGCTACAAAAAAACATAGGCAAAATTTGTGTCACTTTATCCCCTAGTTATAGTACTGagaaacctagtctattcctaattaaattcctagaaataaatacaaataattaaatataattaaagataattgaagataaataaaataaatcctaaatcgtaaatttaaataattatccttaataattatcctaatataataaaacattgaATAGAGTCTTGTgatataaaatctcttcttttgtattTCAGCCTCAAAAGTCTTCCACACTTTGCATTTTCGGCGCCATTTCTCTCCTACTTCGCATGTTGGCCCACTTTATCTCCAAATTCACACTTTTTgcctttaaatttaattttacctTCAAttcagtccctaaaagataaaagatcataaaataacccaaattagtaggatcatactcaaaataaacatgcaattagaacataaaatatgtcattctagagtattatcacccATAAATTTGGACTCAGCATCGTTGGGCGAGAATCCCAGTAGGCTATAACAAAGGGCAACTGGCTCAGCTATCGTACTTACGCTCGTTATGTCACTCCCGTCGATTGGGAGCCTAAGTTGCAATGCAACATCCTCCAGAGTGACAATGCACTCCCCACATAGCAAATGAAAAGTGTGGGTCTCCGGGCGCCAAGGCTAGGCCAATGCGGATATTAAATCGTACCGCAAATCAAACATCCGAATCAACGTTGTTGACCCGAATCTAGCTAACTCCAAGTATGGCATCAGTCGTTCATCCGGGGAATATCCTAAACCATTCACCTGACCCCTTAATGCGCGGCACGGGCCCTGACACtattaaattacaaaaaatagttataataacataatttatttccgTAAATGACGTAGATCTTTTTTTAAAGGAACCCGTgattaacaaataacaatatattaccATATTATTAACTGTGTTTGATATGCGACCATCATTCTTAATCAATAAACCCATTGCGATACctacaatttcaaaacaaatttcgattattaatttcaaagtttgatagattttaaatatttatcaaaatacctaaattttatatattgcttTTGATTACAAAAAATACCAAACAATTTTGTCCACATCATATTTTTGCTATACtacattaacaaaataaatatatcttaTAAATTCCAACTCAATGGTCCCAttcacaaattccatctcaatggTTTAATCTTTTAcctacataaaaataaaaatttatattaaaataataaaaataacatgccaataaaaatatataacaaaaacataacaCAAATTATCTCAACAtaataaatacaaatattttttattattttaaaatgataataagtaaaatgtattggtttaaaatataatatatatatatatatataataacatgcGAACTTAATTAttgttaaaaaaatataattttttttgcatAGAAGGATTCAAAAGAAAAttcatttataatatttataaaaaaacataaaataaaatttaaaaacataaattcttattctcaattataaaatcttaaaaattagaACATATAAACTAATTTCTAATTTATCTCATAAATTCCAACTCAATGGTCTCATTCACTAATTCCATATCAATGGTCTCATCTTTTacttacataaaaaataaaaattatattaaaataatcaaaataacatgtcaaaaaattacataaaaataaatctaatcaacctaaaacacacataacaaataaattacataaaaaaacaaaacattatttgtacataacataaataggctTTATTACTTCAATAAATATTAGAAATAAattatgaatgaatgaaaatacaaaataaatacaaacatattttaatagctcttttaaccaaataatatcttacaaaaataaaattaaaaattatatccaaattaaattaacaataataacaacaaaaacaaaataaattaactttaatttataaaaaaattaccttttctaAAACACCTAATCTTCCCTAAACAACAAACTCTCCTTtccttttctatttatttttttccttctctttctcCTTCCCTCTCTCTATtgtgcttcttcttttttttctttctttttcccttcccTTCTCTTTCTTCCCGCCCTCTCCTTttccttctccttcttcttcttctcttccttTCTTCAAAAACTTTCTCTTTTCTGGCTAAAAATTGGGCATTGGGGACCATTATAAGGTCCCCAAATGCACAACTCATGAGCTGAAGCTATGACCCGTCCCATCGCCTGACACTGTAGGCCGGTGTCGCCTATGGAGATGGTGTGACCAGTGGCACCGCCTCTGTCGAAGGCATGACCAGTGGGTGATGCCTGTGCCCAAGGCATGACCATTAGGTGCCACCTCTTCTCTATGCGTGACCCATTGTGTTGTCACATCTATGACAGCGGGTCAAGTTTTAGGTTCAATTTTTACCATATACGAGTCGTATTTGACCTGTATTTTCTTTAAGTACCACCTATTAAGCTGCCTccaccattttttttattttttttattttcttgcaaATTCTGTAAAAATTCTAGAATAGTACCGATTATGCACTACCTGCACCTCTTTAAATGTATCATTTTGATACATAATTTTTGAAACATACTATTTcaattgtttttaattttatattatgtaGATAAAAATCCCGATTTGACTTGTGAATTGAAGTGGCCGTAGGTTTTAGAACACTAGATTAAAGCAAGCAAAAGTTGAACAACATATTTAGTTTACTGTACCTGATAGATTTTGTCTGCAAAAATGGTGACTGTATATGACAACATCTCATGCAAAAAGAGTGAAATAAACAGAAATTGCTCTATAAGTGATTGAATAGAATTAGGAATTACCTCACTATTTGTTGACAGGCCTTTTTTTTAACATTCCTGTACTTGTCATAAGTTGACAGCTTCTAATTTGAAACATTGCCAGCTATAGTTGCAATGACATGATTAGGTGAAAAATAAAGCATGGGTTTGCTgtctttttgagtaattatatTCATCTTAACATCTGACAAGATATTTAGGAAACTGACAACATTGGACAAACAAAGCAATTACATCAGGTACCTAACTCATTTCTGTCATAGTCGACATAATTCAACGTCAGATTAGCTAGCATATTGCTGTTTAGAGACTGTTTAGAACAAAGGTTAGGCCAACCAAGCTTACCAACACAGTAAATGGAGGAGGAAGGATAATGTAGAACCCAAATCCCAAACATGATCTTGTTGTTTAAAAAAGGGGTTTCAAATCAAGCTTTTGGTGGTGGACAAGATGGATAATGGAGGACTTCATTGTTGGGCTCCAATTGGCATATGAGGACGAATGTCAACTATTGGGATGTCAATTTTGGTCTTGCACTTAACAAAACTAGGCATGTTCATCCAATTCCGTctcaaagaaaaattaaaaaagcaAAGAATTTTAATGCGCACGCTTGGTTTGGAAAACACTATCATGTGATTGCTGTCTCAACCACTATAGTTGGTTTCTTTGTCATCTTCTAATACCGTAAAAAGATTAAGATCTAGAAAAAAAGCCTAATGGATTTAATAACAAAATATACAGCTGCATAGGTGCCCAGCTCTCAACAAATCaggtttattttaaattaaaattttgtctaaGAGTCTTCACCATAAATTTATAAAACGAAAACACCTCAAAATACTTAAAACAAACAAAACCGATGCTCTATTTATCTTTTTCAcagttaaattaaatatatatggaATGATTTACATTCATTATCTAAAGAGAAAGACAATGAGGATTAGCAGAAACGGAATTTGATCGAGGCAAAGAAGCAGAAGAGTTGATAAACTCGATGCAGTCCTCGATGGCAGCAGTTCTATGAGAATCAACAGGTGTTACAAATGGCTTTGATCTTCCAGATGAAGAAGAAACCTTAGGAGATGGCCTGATTTTCATGGACACAACATGTAAACCTCTGGCTAATTTACCACCAAGATGCTTCAGAAACCTTACCGGTGAAAATTTCGATGTTTTACATCGCATGAAACCGTAACTCCGGGACCTCGGAACCCCTTTATTCCCTGCAGCACTGGTATTAGACTTGTGTATGATAGTACTACCAGTTGCCTTGTTTCCCGTTTTCTGACTCACTTTAGTTGACATCTTCAGCAGTCAGCTGACCTTCGagagagaatatatatataagagaTGGGGGAGTTGCAGTTAAAGCAATGGAGAGAAAACGGAGGTGTGGGTTAAGGAATATAAAAGGAGAGATTGCTGAAAAAGTGAACCCAAAAAAGGTCAAGGTAAAGAAAGAGAAacgataaattaaaaaaaagttacAAACTAAAATCTGACCCCAAGACTTCAATAATGAAGTGGTTTTTGTAATCAAAACCAAATCATGGACTTACCAGGGGGTAACTTTTCTTGAAAGGGATACTATCTGTAgtttgctttttctttttttctttttttgaacgTACCCTGCAATGGATTATGA belongs to Gossypium arboreum isolate Shixiya-1 chromosome 7, ASM2569848v2, whole genome shotgun sequence and includes:
- the LOC108487804 gene encoding josephin-like protein, which translates into the protein MSTKVSQKTGNKATGSTIIHKSNTSAAGNKGVPRSRSYGFMRCKTSKFSPVRFLKHLGGKLARGLHVVSMKIRPSPKVSSSSGRSKPFVTPVDSHRTAAIEDCIEFINSSASLPRSNSVSANPHCLSL